One genomic segment of Belonocnema kinseyi isolate 2016_QV_RU_SX_M_011 chromosome 2, B_treatae_v1, whole genome shotgun sequence includes these proteins:
- the LOC117183024 gene encoding sulfated surface glycoprotein 185-like, with protein MIVPILFQKGVPPAVPNLAMLDVALQERNFSQDGVPVHCVIMYPLLTIPTSIYPSMVYKSDGQPENKAWAPDSQPTPETLLDSLMGSEQIQVGGGAIKPLSGPTWTATSGKLRDRNAKGSTARSPPAVSPVLPEPSDSPGLPDSKEPPAAAEPQAPAECPAPVERLAQVKPPDPVAPPVSDLWGPPPFPPFCPSEPPTPVPSPGGIGDPAVSMGRTETGPFGR; from the exons ATGATTGTTCCTATCCTGTTCCAAAAAGGAGTACCACCAGCTGTTCCGAATCTGGCAATGCTTGACGTGGCTTTGCAGGAACGGAATTTCTCACAGGACGGAGTCCCTGTTCATTGTGTGATCATGTACCCCTTGTTGACAATTCCAAcatccatctatccatccatGGTCTATAAATCCGATGGGCAGCCGGAGAACAAAGCCTGGGCTCCTGATTCTCAACCCACCCCTGAAACGCTACTTGATTCCCTAATGGGGTCTGAGCAAATTCAAGTGGGGGGCGGGGCTATTAAGCCA CTTTCTGGGCCGACATGGACCGCGACGTCGGGCAAGTTACGAGATCGGAATGCCAAGGGTTCGACGGCAAGATCACCTCCGGCCGTATCTCCGGTTCTACCAGAACCATCTGATTCCCCAGGACTTCCAGATTCAAAAGAACCCCCGGCCGCAGCCGAACCTCAGGCTCCGGCTGAATGTCCGGCGCCAGTTGAACGGTTGGCCCAGGTTAAACCCCCGGATCCGGTTGCACCTCCAGTATCTGATCTGTGGGGTCCTCCCCCCTTTCCTCCATTCTGCCCTTCTGAACCCCCAACTCCGGTACCATCACCGGGCGGTATCGGCGATCCTGCGGTATCTATGGGAAGGACGGAAACCGGTCCCTTCGGTCGATAA